In Nitrospira sp., a single genomic region encodes these proteins:
- a CDS encoding trypsin-like peptidase domain-containing protein has translation MCGTTLADRMKIFVAGIVLTLNLLRLGFASGQDLSPREIYEQASPAVVMVMGHPDGTGEKGSGGTGSIIRSDGYVLTNAHVVIDERTGRPFPRLSVFLKPPRVTGNSQSDLSRMIRAKIVGYSQQLDLALLKLDSVSGPLPTVGLDDSTGTRIGDRVAAIGHPEQGGLWTLTTGVISAEVDNFNGVQGKNVFQTETGLNRGNSGGPLLDTSGRMIGVNTAIARVASDGLPITSISFSLKSNVAAQWLREQGIGGRSDVGVVAPPTQTQAVSEMLSPSLPPPAKPVQPSSAETPTKPTKPDLKQAKPDQARPDPARPYNLDKLVSERARAEAELTDMINEMRGRMKER, from the coding sequence ATGTGCGGCACGACATTGGCCGATCGCATGAAAATCTTTGTCGCCGGAATAGTCCTCACGTTGAATCTATTGCGCCTGGGGTTCGCCTCCGGCCAGGATCTCTCACCGCGGGAAATCTACGAACAGGCTTCACCGGCCGTCGTGATGGTGATGGGGCATCCGGACGGAACCGGAGAGAAGGGGAGCGGGGGAACTGGTTCGATCATTCGGTCGGACGGCTACGTGCTCACTAACGCGCATGTCGTCATTGACGAACGGACGGGACGACCCTTCCCGCGCCTGTCGGTTTTCTTGAAACCCCCGCGTGTGACCGGCAACTCACAGTCGGATCTTTCGCGCATGATCCGGGCGAAAATCGTCGGCTATTCTCAGCAGTTGGACCTCGCACTGTTGAAACTTGACTCGGTGAGCGGTCCCTTGCCGACCGTGGGGCTGGATGACTCAACGGGGACAAGGATCGGCGACCGGGTGGCGGCCATCGGACATCCGGAGCAGGGAGGTCTCTGGACGTTGACCACCGGCGTCATCAGTGCCGAGGTAGATAACTTCAACGGTGTGCAGGGCAAGAATGTCTTTCAGACAGAAACAGGACTGAATCGGGGCAACAGCGGCGGTCCACTCCTGGACACCAGTGGGCGTATGATCGGGGTGAATACCGCCATCGCCCGCGTGGCGTCCGACGGCCTGCCAATCACAAGCATCAGCTTCTCGCTCAAGTCCAATGTCGCGGCGCAATGGCTCCGTGAGCAGGGGATCGGCGGGCGTTCGGACGTCGGGGTCGTGGCGCCGCCGACTCAGACACAGGCCGTATCAGAAATGCTTTCACCGTCCCTTCCGCCTCCTGCCAAGCCGGTCCAACCTTCCTCGGCGGAAACCCCAACCAAACCGACAAAGCCAGATCTCAAGCAGGCGAAGCCCGATCAGGCAAGACCGGATCCCGCGCGCCCCTACAATCTCGACAAGCTGGTCAGTGAACGAGCCAGAGCCGAAGCGGAACTGACCGACATGATCAACGAAATGCGTGGTCGAATGAAGGAGCGGTGA
- a CDS encoding FAD-dependent oxidoreductase, whose protein sequence is MIGIVGAGLAGLSTAYHLSGLHYRIYEREQEVGGLCRSYRKDGFTFDYTGHLLHFRQPEIKALVERLLAGKLQQHGRKSFIYSHQTYTEYPFQVNTFGLPPEVIRECLMGFIATLTKPVVSIASRNRSFKQWILDNLGDGMAKHFMVPFNEKLWQVSLEELTSDWVSWLVPKPELKDVVNGALGIKDKAFGYNPSFLYPANDGIRVLPESFLSGIDQVERECELIEVDTRRRRAFFHDRRRGETRTEHYESLVSTIPVTELIHRCLDFPQRLKEAAAGLRWVSVYNVNLGVSREQVSDKHWIYFPEPGYPFYRVGFPMNFSSSLGRIGCSSMYVEISHRPEEQHSAEQLVEQARSGLEKTGILRPDDELVVADVKDLRYAYVYFDRHRVRAIPAILAELERRGIYSIGRYGRWEHTSMEDAIGQGKQLAERLRGQLAQPVTA, encoded by the coding sequence ATGATCGGCATCGTCGGCGCCGGTTTGGCCGGTCTCAGTACCGCATATCACCTGTCGGGCCTTCACTATCGTATCTACGAACGGGAACAGGAGGTGGGTGGACTGTGTCGGTCCTATCGCAAGGACGGGTTCACCTTCGACTACACGGGACATCTGCTGCACTTCCGGCAGCCGGAGATCAAAGCGCTGGTGGAAAGGCTGCTTGCCGGCAAGCTGCAGCAACACGGGAGAAAGTCGTTCATCTATTCGCATCAGACCTACACGGAATATCCGTTTCAGGTCAATACGTTCGGGCTGCCTCCTGAAGTGATCCGAGAGTGCCTGATGGGATTCATCGCGACGCTGACGAAGCCGGTGGTGTCGATCGCGTCTCGGAACAGATCGTTCAAACAATGGATTCTCGACAACCTCGGGGACGGCATGGCCAAGCATTTCATGGTGCCGTTCAACGAGAAGTTGTGGCAGGTGTCGCTGGAAGAACTGACATCCGACTGGGTGTCCTGGCTCGTGCCTAAGCCGGAGCTCAAGGACGTCGTCAATGGGGCGCTGGGCATCAAGGACAAAGCCTTTGGCTACAACCCTTCATTCCTCTATCCGGCGAACGACGGGATCCGAGTCCTGCCCGAGTCGTTCCTGTCCGGTATCGATCAAGTGGAACGCGAGTGTGAGTTGATCGAGGTGGATACGAGGCGCCGTCGAGCGTTCTTTCACGACCGGCGGCGAGGAGAGACCAGAACCGAGCACTACGAATCCCTCGTCTCAACTATCCCCGTGACCGAGCTGATCCATCGCTGCCTGGACTTTCCTCAGCGTTTGAAAGAGGCCGCGGCGGGGCTTCGCTGGGTGTCGGTGTATAACGTCAATCTTGGCGTATCTCGGGAACAGGTCTCCGACAAGCACTGGATCTATTTCCCTGAGCCGGGGTACCCCTTCTACCGTGTCGGCTTTCCCATGAATTTTTCTTCGTCGCTCGGCCGGATCGGGTGCAGTTCCATGTACGTGGAAATCTCCCATCGACCGGAGGAGCAGCATTCAGCAGAGCAGTTGGTCGAACAGGCCCGTTCTGGTTTGGAGAAAACCGGAATCTTGCGCCCGGACGACGAACTCGTCGTGGCCGATGTCAAGGACTTGCGGTACGCCTACGTCTACTTCGATCGCCATCGTGTCCGTGCAATTCCCGCCATTCTTGCCGAACTCGAACGGCGTGGAATCTATTCCATCGGCCGGTATGGACGTTGGGAGCACACCTCGATGGAAGATGCGATCGGACAAGGCAAGCAATTGGCGGAACGGCTGAGAGGGCAACTGGCGCAGCCAGTGACGGCGTGA
- a CDS encoding class I SAM-dependent methyltransferase — MSPIVFATFSEILSKRMQFSDSRSVLEIGAGAQTLLSLPVLERARKVALNLRFNARSRSGKPVDVVIGNSNAMAFPDESFDCVLSCSVMEHDQRFWRSIVEIKRILKRGGLFVVGVPIFMTLPTDYRHTTLTYARHGVNYNADFYRFSEQTVREVFFEGYTAISDEVVVRRYPNPYLVAAGRK; from the coding sequence ATGAGTCCGATCGTATTTGCGACATTCTCAGAAATCCTGTCGAAGCGAATGCAGTTCTCGGACTCCCGCTCAGTGCTTGAGATAGGGGCCGGAGCACAGACGCTGCTCTCTCTCCCAGTGCTGGAACGCGCCCGCAAGGTAGCTCTCAACCTCAGATTCAATGCGCGCTCCCGGTCCGGGAAACCGGTGGATGTCGTCATCGGCAACAGTAATGCGATGGCATTCCCTGACGAATCATTTGATTGCGTGTTGAGTTGTTCCGTGATGGAGCATGATCAAAGGTTTTGGCGATCCATCGTCGAGATCAAGCGGATCTTGAAGAGAGGCGGGTTGTTCGTCGTCGGGGTCCCTATCTTTATGACGCTGCCTACGGATTATCGACACACGACGCTTACGTACGCGAGACACGGCGTCAACTACAATGCCGACTTTTACCGCTTTAGCGAGCAGACCGTCCGGGAAGTGTTCTTCGAGGGATATACCGCCATAAGCGACGAAGTAGTCGTTCGTCGATACCCTAACCCGTACCTGGTCGCGGCGGGTCGGAAATGA
- a CDS encoding glycosyltransferase family 4 protein has protein sequence METVCHVITKLELGGAQEIALHLASHLDPAKYRPVLATGPGGLLNDDAKSIRALEVILLSWLGRPVHLFGDVAALIELIVLFRRLRPTIVHTHSSKAGILGRWAAWFAGVPIIVHTIHGFGITPGQSPPVRLLFTWLERITGWITTHWIAVARADIDRGKGWGLFERNVSLIRPGIDPRPFQLPTDPRDREVMRGEFGAGPDHWLVGTVACLKPQKAPEHFMAVAKNVCERLPQARFLLIGDGELRQLVESLIGRYGLEDRVRLAGWRRDVPASMKAMDAFVLTSRWEGLPRVVLEARATGLPIVATNVGGVQEAMATHRSSVVVDDGDVEAMSVSLVRLYRQSRESLDNVKQREDSLPLEFHIDYMVHQYETLYGELLEGRRDELRSQALGLLR, from the coding sequence ATGGAAACGGTTTGCCATGTCATCACGAAACTCGAACTGGGTGGAGCGCAGGAGATCGCTCTGCATCTCGCCTCCCATCTTGACCCCGCGAAGTATCGCCCCGTGCTTGCCACCGGTCCGGGTGGCCTCCTCAATGACGACGCGAAGTCGATCCGGGCGCTTGAGGTCATCCTGTTGTCCTGGCTCGGGCGTCCGGTGCATCTCTTCGGGGACGTCGCGGCCCTGATCGAATTGATCGTTCTGTTTCGCCGTCTGCGTCCGACGATCGTCCATACGCACAGTTCGAAGGCGGGTATCCTTGGCCGATGGGCCGCCTGGTTCGCCGGCGTGCCGATTATCGTGCATACGATTCACGGGTTCGGCATCACTCCTGGGCAGTCGCCGCCGGTCCGACTGTTGTTCACCTGGCTCGAACGGATCACGGGATGGATTACGACTCATTGGATCGCCGTGGCGCGAGCCGATATCGACAGGGGCAAGGGCTGGGGGCTCTTTGAGAGGAACGTGTCGCTCATCAGGCCGGGAATCGATCCCAGACCGTTTCAGCTGCCGACTGATCCACGAGACCGCGAGGTCATGCGCGGTGAGTTTGGGGCCGGTCCTGATCACTGGTTGGTCGGCACGGTTGCGTGTCTCAAGCCTCAAAAAGCTCCGGAGCATTTCATGGCCGTGGCCAAGAACGTGTGCGAACGTCTCCCGCAGGCGAGGTTTCTGCTCATTGGAGACGGAGAATTGCGTCAGCTGGTGGAGTCGTTGATCGGCCGATATGGTCTTGAAGATCGCGTCCGTCTGGCCGGATGGCGAAGGGATGTTCCCGCGTCCATGAAGGCGATGGACGCCTTTGTACTGACCTCTCGTTGGGAAGGGCTGCCCCGTGTCGTTCTCGAAGCCAGGGCCACAGGACTTCCCATCGTGGCGACCAACGTGGGTGGAGTGCAGGAGGCCATGGCGACTCACCGGTCGAGCGTGGTGGTCGATGACGGAGATGTGGAGGCCATGTCGGTCTCGCTCGTGCGACTGTATCGTCAGAGTCGCGAGTCGCTTGACAATGTAAAGCAACGGGAGGATTCGCTTCCGCTCGAATTTCATATCGACTACATGGTGCATCAATATGAAACGTTATATGGGGAGCTGTTGGAAGGACGCCGCGATGAGCTGCGGTCTCAAGCGCTCGGGCTCTTGCGATGA
- a CDS encoding MraY family glycosyltransferase encodes MALFLTFILACSLALYGVPLARQAALKYGIVDAPDGRLKHQREAVPYFGGLAIYLAFLVSLVFTFEFRHDVLGIILSGTIVVMLGLIDDFGVLTPWTKLAGQLLTVFVLIKSGIRIEIAAVPDWLDLVLTVVWMVGLINAFNLLDIMDGLSAGVGAVSASCLLVVALVQGDQTIAFMLAALIGSLVGFLRYNWQPARIYMGDTGAMFIGLLLGAMTMIEKYPSDHPFSLLTPVFILGIPIFDTLFVMYVRYQRGLPIFWGSPDHIAIRLRHWGMSVPQVVVASYLATACVGAVGLLVMSVSEQVAISLCLGTVALLLAATMVLKQVDVRKPAYAVTKPEDERTAA; translated from the coding sequence ATGGCACTTTTTCTAACGTTTATCCTGGCCTGTTCACTGGCTCTGTATGGAGTGCCGCTTGCTCGGCAAGCGGCATTGAAGTACGGGATTGTCGATGCGCCGGATGGAAGACTAAAACATCAGCGGGAAGCGGTTCCCTATTTCGGAGGTCTCGCCATTTACCTGGCGTTTCTGGTGAGTCTCGTCTTCACGTTCGAATTTCGCCACGACGTACTAGGGATCATACTCAGCGGGACGATCGTCGTGATGCTAGGACTCATCGACGATTTCGGTGTGCTTACGCCTTGGACGAAACTGGCCGGACAGCTGCTGACTGTCTTCGTCCTGATTAAGAGCGGAATCAGAATCGAGATCGCGGCCGTGCCCGATTGGCTCGATCTGGTCTTAACAGTGGTGTGGATGGTCGGGTTGATCAACGCGTTCAACTTGCTGGACATCATGGACGGACTCTCTGCGGGCGTGGGAGCCGTGAGCGCGAGTTGTCTGTTGGTCGTAGCCCTCGTGCAAGGCGACCAGACGATCGCGTTCATGCTGGCGGCATTGATCGGCAGCCTGGTCGGGTTTCTTCGGTACAACTGGCAGCCGGCGCGGATCTACATGGGCGATACCGGCGCCATGTTTATCGGACTGCTCCTCGGCGCCATGACGATGATCGAAAAATATCCGAGCGACCACCCCTTCTCGCTTCTGACCCCGGTGTTCATTCTCGGCATCCCGATCTTCGACACCCTGTTCGTGATGTACGTCAGGTATCAGCGCGGCTTGCCGATCTTCTGGGGCAGCCCGGACCACATCGCGATCCGACTGCGGCATTGGGGCATGTCGGTTCCGCAGGTGGTCGTCGCCAGCTATCTGGCGACGGCCTGTGTAGGAGCCGTCGGACTGCTTGTGATGAGCGTCAGCGAGCAGGTCGCGATCAGCCTCTGCCTTGGCACCGTGGCCCTGCTGCTCGCCGCCACGATGGTCTTGAAGCAGGTCGATGTGCGGAAGCCGGCTTACGCCGTAACGAAACCGGAAGATGAAAGGACCGCCGCATGA
- a CDS encoding macrocin O-methyltransferase gives MDLPRKDSVKLIHEIRVARLTYCGPPKLENISDAVERVVQECVEGDFVEAGVALGGSAVLLGLLKPRQATLHLYDVFGMIPPPGDHDGDDAHRRYEVIRSGASPGLGPDLYYGYARSLQEKVLSNLARWGLSCEQHHIKVHAGLFQDTLYPARPIAFAHIDCDWYDSVNTCITRILPLLAKGGIMVFDDYESYSGCKRAVDQLLDRRSDLQIIFRRRSMGIRLL, from the coding sequence ATGGACCTCCCAAGGAAAGATTCGGTCAAGCTGATTCACGAGATCCGTGTTGCCCGTCTTACCTACTGCGGTCCACCTAAGTTAGAAAACATCAGCGATGCGGTCGAACGGGTGGTGCAAGAATGCGTCGAAGGTGATTTTGTCGAGGCCGGCGTCGCCCTTGGAGGCTCTGCTGTCTTGCTCGGCCTATTGAAGCCGCGGCAGGCGACACTACATCTCTACGATGTGTTTGGAATGATCCCTCCCCCTGGAGACCACGATGGGGACGATGCCCATCGTCGCTATGAGGTCATCAGGTCGGGAGCATCGCCGGGCCTAGGGCCCGATCTCTACTACGGCTACGCCCGCTCGCTTCAGGAGAAGGTGCTGTCGAACCTGGCACGCTGGGGATTGTCATGCGAGCAGCACCATATCAAGGTTCACGCTGGTCTGTTCCAGGATACGCTCTATCCCGCGCGGCCTATCGCCTTTGCGCACATCGATTGCGACTGGTACGACTCCGTCAACACCTGTATCACCAGAATCCTTCCCCTCCTTGCGAAGGGAGGAATCATGGTATTTGACGATTATGAATCGTACTCCGGCTGTAAGAGGGCAGTCGACCAGTTGCTCGACCGGCGTTCGGACTTGCAGATCATTTTCCGACGTCGGTCCATGGGGATACGCCTTTTGTGA
- a CDS encoding glycosyltransferase family 2 protein, producing MKLSERWHSAEISDPYAIRGGGHFRWFRNRAVLVVQKEGMGALLRRIGNKIKRVLRGESALLPFESTDLNIIYQQWHRHHSTPGVVLENMLKELVDTGRPPHIDLLIKLSHADAGLVAMALQSLCAQVYPHWKLVLWSPGELDSVLDRVVRDFAERDHRIAYQQELPLRAGCGAWSTILGSSCESFVAVMGQHDELAPQALCVMSKRIVECPRADAVYSDQDSITPEGRHCDPKFKPGWSPDLLLSMNYIDSLCLFRRTTLEAMGVSGPFRLQGVAYSLLLQIAERDGVIEHVPEVLYHRRRSSPAMQDAVPESEELSAHVSTVEAALMRRGERGAVTCKTPGRVEIDRQPSGTPLVSILIPTRDGGDLFRRCIESLESKTTYRHYEIIVLDNGSADSRTLAYLSGLTKRWRVIRCPGGFNFSSMNNTGVGYAKGEYLLFMNDDIEVRSGEWLKGMLAHAQRRGVGAVGAKLLYPDGSIQHAGVVVGIQGIAGHAFRHQPDDGRSYCGLADTVRNCSAVTAACMMVPKHVFTMVRGFDEQLPVEFNDVDLCLRIHREGYRIVYSPDAVLYHHENATRKGRRSPCDEKRFARQWGKLLVDGDPYYNPNLTLRREDWSLDV from the coding sequence ATGAAGCTGTCCGAACGCTGGCATTCGGCTGAAATATCGGATCCATATGCGATTCGTGGTGGTGGTCATTTCCGATGGTTCCGCAATCGGGCGGTTTTGGTCGTCCAGAAGGAGGGGATGGGCGCGCTACTTCGTCGGATAGGCAATAAAATCAAGAGGGTACTGCGAGGTGAATCCGCGCTCCTGCCCTTTGAATCGACGGACCTCAATATCATATACCAGCAATGGCATAGGCATCACTCGACGCCCGGCGTTGTGCTCGAGAACATGCTGAAGGAACTGGTCGACACCGGAAGGCCGCCGCATATCGATCTCCTCATAAAGCTGAGTCACGCCGATGCAGGACTGGTAGCGATGGCGCTCCAGTCTCTGTGTGCTCAAGTATATCCTCATTGGAAGTTGGTTCTCTGGTCTCCCGGAGAATTAGACTCTGTACTCGACCGAGTCGTCAGAGATTTTGCCGAGCGAGACCACAGAATCGCATATCAACAGGAACTGCCGCTCAGGGCTGGATGCGGTGCGTGGAGTACGATTCTCGGATCTTCTTGCGAGTCCTTCGTGGCTGTGATGGGTCAGCATGATGAATTGGCACCTCAGGCGCTCTGTGTGATGTCAAAACGTATTGTCGAGTGTCCCCGTGCTGACGCTGTGTACTCAGATCAAGACTCGATTACTCCAGAAGGACGACACTGCGATCCGAAATTCAAACCCGGCTGGAGTCCGGATTTGCTCCTCTCGATGAATTACATCGACTCGTTGTGTCTTTTCCGAAGAACGACTCTTGAGGCGATGGGGGTGTCAGGCCCTTTTAGGCTGCAGGGGGTCGCATATTCACTATTGCTTCAGATAGCGGAGCGGGACGGTGTTATCGAACATGTTCCGGAGGTACTGTACCATCGGCGCCGCTCATCCCCTGCCATGCAGGACGCTGTCCCGGAAAGTGAGGAGCTGTCGGCGCATGTCTCGACTGTTGAAGCAGCTTTGATGAGACGAGGAGAACGCGGGGCGGTCACCTGCAAAACTCCCGGCAGGGTTGAGATCGATCGTCAACCTAGCGGAACGCCGCTCGTTTCAATTCTTATCCCCACTCGGGATGGCGGTGACCTGTTCAGACGGTGCATCGAGAGCCTAGAAAGCAAGACGACCTACAGACACTATGAAATTATTGTTCTAGACAATGGGAGCGCAGATTCCAGGACCTTAGCCTACCTGAGCGGCCTCACAAAGCGATGGCGTGTGATCCGATGTCCCGGGGGCTTTAACTTTTCGTCGATGAACAATACAGGCGTCGGTTATGCCAAAGGGGAATATCTTCTGTTCATGAATGACGACATCGAAGTGCGATCAGGAGAGTGGTTGAAAGGCATGCTTGCCCATGCGCAACGACGAGGAGTCGGGGCTGTAGGGGCCAAGTTATTGTATCCGGACGGAAGTATTCAGCACGCAGGCGTCGTGGTGGGCATCCAGGGGATCGCCGGTCATGCATTTCGACATCAGCCGGATGATGGGCGGTCCTATTGCGGGCTTGCAGATACGGTGCGGAACTGCAGCGCAGTGACAGCGGCCTGCATGATGGTGCCGAAGCACGTGTTTACTATGGTTCGCGGTTTCGATGAACAACTTCCCGTGGAGTTCAATGACGTTGATTTATGCTTGAGGATTCATCGGGAAGGATATCGGATCGTGTACTCCCCTGATGCGGTACTCTATCACCATGAAAATGCGACAAGAAAAGGGAGGCGTTCGCCGTGTGATGAAAAGCGATTTGCCCGGCAGTGGGGCAAGCTGCTTGTCGATGGGGACCCCTACTACAACCCCAATCTTACGCTACGACGAGAAGATTGGAGCTTGGATGTGTAG
- a CDS encoding NAD-dependent epimerase/dehydratase family protein, with protein sequence MAPRVLITGGAGFIGSHLSAALQRHRPDTNIWIVDNLHRQVHGDNAVFLRSTSRLVFAQIDILDAASLRRVIREAQPHVIYHLAAETGTGQSHDEVVRYCQVNVIGTAHLIEALRQESSTVTQRVVLAASRAVYGEGGYRDATGREFVGLPRTSAAMSRGDFSVRVADGAHDPIQAIPSHAALPPSPASVYASTKLMQEHLLCQAGHGAGWRTTILRFQNVYGPGQSLRNPYTGVLSAFAQQLLSSRTLDIFEDGLISRDFVFVEDVASALLAAGNRELPHGTIIDIGSGHAVTILDAARMLISALGCRREGWSVTGRFRPGDVRHACADVRLAERLLQWTPRTPLDKGLGLFADWARQEVLRTEAA encoded by the coding sequence ATGGCACCACGAGTATTGATCACAGGTGGCGCAGGGTTTATTGGATCCCACTTGTCTGCCGCCCTGCAGCGACACAGGCCTGACACGAATATCTGGATTGTCGATAACCTCCATAGGCAAGTGCATGGGGACAATGCCGTGTTTCTGAGATCCACATCCCGGCTTGTCTTCGCTCAGATCGATATCCTCGACGCGGCATCGTTACGCCGCGTCATTCGGGAAGCTCAGCCGCACGTGATATATCACCTCGCCGCCGAGACGGGAACCGGTCAATCCCATGACGAGGTGGTCCGATACTGCCAAGTCAATGTGATCGGCACCGCCCATCTGATCGAAGCTCTGAGACAGGAATCCTCGACCGTGACGCAACGGGTTGTTCTTGCCGCGTCGCGGGCAGTGTACGGAGAAGGAGGCTATCGTGATGCAACGGGCAGAGAATTCGTGGGTCTGCCGCGAACGAGCGCGGCCATGTCACGAGGAGATTTTTCCGTGCGTGTGGCCGACGGCGCCCATGACCCGATACAGGCCATCCCGAGCCACGCCGCCCTTCCTCCTTCCCCCGCTTCGGTCTACGCATCCACCAAACTGATGCAGGAACACCTGCTTTGCCAGGCCGGGCATGGCGCCGGGTGGCGAACCACCATCTTAAGATTCCAGAACGTGTATGGGCCGGGACAATCGCTTCGCAATCCCTACACGGGCGTGCTGTCGGCCTTCGCGCAGCAACTCTTGTCCAGCCGGACGTTGGATATTTTCGAAGACGGTCTGATTTCGAGAGACTTTGTGTTCGTGGAGGATGTGGCCTCAGCACTTCTGGCCGCCGGGAACCGGGAGCTGCCGCACGGCACCATCATCGATATCGGATCCGGCCATGCCGTGACAATCCTCGATGCTGCGCGCATGTTAATCAGCGCGTTAGGATGCCGCAGAGAGGGCTGGTCCGTCACCGGACGGTTTCGACCGGGGGACGTTCGACATGCCTGCGCCGACGTTCGACTCGCGGAAAGACTTCTGCAGTGGACTCCGCGAACGCCCCTGGACAAAGGACTCGGCCTTTTCGCGGACTGGGCACGTCAAGAAGTTCTCCGCACGGAGGCTGCATAG
- a CDS encoding glycosyltransferase family 4 protein has translation MKLCYFAKATSIGPSSRYRIYQYLPYLQSQGVETHVYPLFGPGYFRLLRWRVKWVQAIGKSLYTSLRFVKRAIDVFSIGPADLIVVEGPLFPYCAPLIERALARRYRLILELDDAIYLTRSHGQKIPILLRLSAGAIVGNAALAQYASSYTSRVYIVPTVVDTERFRPQKDKVSSRAMDDGRELRIAWIGLAFNFPCLEMLVPVFLKLQQEYRIIIRVISALPPVLPGVKMEFRRWSFESEVQDLQSCDIGVMPLTDTEWARGKCGLKLLQYMAVGMPAVASPVGVNRDIIREGENGLLAVTEDDWYRQLALLCHDSALRKRIGASARRTVEARYSLKKWGPQLVERYRAIVAEGKQASSGCPISQSVIP, from the coding sequence ATGAAACTCTGCTATTTTGCGAAAGCCACCTCGATCGGACCCAGCAGCCGCTACCGTATTTATCAATACCTGCCCTATCTGCAATCACAGGGAGTAGAGACCCACGTATATCCTTTGTTCGGCCCAGGCTACTTCAGATTGTTGAGATGGCGGGTGAAGTGGGTACAAGCCATCGGAAAGTCTCTTTACACCAGCTTGCGTTTCGTGAAGCGAGCCATCGACGTGTTCTCAATCGGACCCGCTGACCTCATCGTCGTAGAAGGGCCGCTCTTTCCCTATTGCGCTCCGCTTATTGAAAGGGCGTTGGCGCGTCGCTATCGACTCATCCTTGAGTTGGACGACGCGATCTATCTCACGCGTTCGCACGGACAGAAGATCCCGATTCTCTTGCGCCTATCGGCTGGAGCCATTGTCGGGAATGCCGCACTGGCACAGTATGCAAGCTCGTACACGTCGAGGGTGTATATAGTGCCGACCGTGGTGGACACAGAGAGGTTTAGACCTCAGAAAGACAAGGTATCCTCTCGTGCAATGGATGATGGCCGAGAACTCAGAATCGCATGGATCGGATTGGCCTTTAACTTTCCCTGTCTCGAAATGCTCGTCCCGGTGTTCCTCAAGCTTCAGCAGGAGTACAGAATCATCATTCGTGTGATCAGCGCCCTTCCTCCAGTCCTGCCCGGCGTCAAGATGGAATTTAGGCGTTGGAGCTTCGAGAGTGAAGTGCAAGATCTCCAGAGTTGCGATATCGGGGTGATGCCCCTTACGGATACGGAATGGGCCAGGGGAAAGTGTGGGCTGAAATTGTTGCAGTACATGGCGGTAGGGATGCCGGCGGTCGCATCGCCTGTAGGGGTGAACCGTGACATTATTCGGGAGGGAGAGAATGGATTGCTGGCTGTGACGGAAGATGACTGGTATCGCCAATTAGCCCTGCTCTGTCATGACTCCGCCCTTCGGAAACGGATCGGGGCTTCAGCAAGAAGGACAGTGGAAGCAAGGTATTCGTTGAAAAAATGGGGACCGCAATTGGTTGAGCGATATCGGGCTATTGTCGCCGAGGGAAAGCAGGCCTCCTCTGGCTGTCCGATATCTCAGTCGGTGATTCCCTAA